The DNA sequence TTCTGTATAGCATTTCCGAGATTTATTCCTAACAATCATTGCTCTGCGTACTTAAGGGTTTCCTGCCTTCCAAGACGTCTTTCACCTGCTGCCAATCCGGACGGTGGATCTGCGGAGAATCAGAGTTGGCACTGCCGCCGTGCGAACGCACGAACTCGTTGATCTTGTCCTGGAAAGATTTCCATAAAGCGTCGGCTTGAAGAAACAGAAATCCATTTTCCATATTATCCTGCTGAAAATCCCTTCACCTTATGCTCCGCGAGTTTCCATTTTCTCGACGTACCGGTCTACGGTGACGTACAAAAAGGTGGTGAGCACCAAACCAAAAACCGCTGCGAAAAACAAGTAAATAAAATTTTCCCACCAAGGGACAATCCAAATATTGCTAAAACTCCCCCACAAGATGATCATTGTGCAAATGAGGCCTACCATCCATAGCCACTTGTGAAAGAACGGCAACGCGTCTCCGTCTTTACTTTTCTTGTCTTTTAACCATTGGAAAGGGAGCAGTATCAAAAAAAGGATTATGATCGAAAACGGAATTGAAGAGAGTACGTAATGCCGAAAAAAAAACTGAGAGGTAGTCCGCTTAACCATTGGAAAGGGAGCAGTATCAAAAAAAGGATTATGATCGAAAACGGAATTGAAGAGAGTACGTAATGCCGAAAAAAAAACTGAGAGGTAGTCCGCTTAACCATTGGAAAGGGAGCAGTATCAAAAAAAGGATTATGATCGAAAACGGAATTGAAGAGAGTACGTAATGCCGAAAAAAAAACTGAGAGGTAGTCCGCAGCCGATTCATGGCCCAAATCGGGCCGGTAGAAATCCAGGTCAATTACCATTAAGTCTTTCAGAAAAAGAAACAGCGGGAAAATGATAAACGCTGATAAAGCGTTTGCCAAAAATTTTCTAAATATTATAGACACGGATTTATCTCTAACAGTCATTACTCAGCGTACTCAAGGGTTTCCTAACTTCCAAGACATCTTTCACTTGCTGCCAATCCGGACGGTGGATCTGTGGGGAATCGGAGCTGGCACTGCCGCCGTGCGAACGCACGAACTCGTTGATCTTGTCTTGAATGCAAAACACCGCTATCAAGATGCTTCTGCTGTTCTCTACCCGCACACTTCTGTTCCTTTATTCGGTTTGGATGGATTCGATCCTGGATTACTGCGACCGACTAAAGCAGGCAGAGTCTATCTATGAGCTTCTTGCATTAGATACTTTGCCATTTTTTGTAGGTATATTTTTTTCAACATATACATCAACCGTAAAATAAAGGATGGTCGTAAAAATCAGCCCGAAGCCTAATGCGCATCCGACGTAGACGAAATTGTAGTACCACGGAATCCACCAAATATTACTAAACGTACCGAAGAAAATGATGGAAATTAATATGATTGCAGTGAAGATCAGTACTTTTTTTAAATAGGAATATCGAACACAGCTTTTTGCGTATTGCTGATCTTTTATCAATTGAAACGGTGTAAGAATAAACAAAAGAAATAGAATCGGCACCAAAGGATATGCCAAGGGGTGCAAGACCACCACGTAAACATATTCGCCGAGTGTGTCAAAATAGGCGTCGTAATATTTATATTTTCCTTGAATAATATTTGACCAATATCGAACTGTCATAATAAGCGGAAAACCAAATAAAGCTAAAACAATGTTAACAATGATTTTTATACATTTCATAATATACTATCCTAATTATCACAATCCTTACTCAGTGTACTTAATGGTGCTTTACCTTCCAACACATCTTTCACCTGCTGCCAGTCTGGTCGGTGGATCTGCGGTGAATCCAGGCTGGCACTGCCCCCATGCGAGCGTACAAACTCGTTGATCTTGCTTTGGAAAGATTGCCACAACGCGTCTGCTTGCCTAAACGGAAATCCATTTCCCATATTATCACGCGTAAATTCCTCAGATTTAGCCAATATCCCAACTTAGTAAGTCTGTCTTCGATCTTTTAGCCTTATGCTCAGCGAGTTTTCCCTTTCTCCACGTATCGGTCTACCATGACGTATAGTAAAGTGGTAAACAGCAAGCCGAAACCAAATGCATAGACGATGTAAATAAAATTATAATACCACGGGATTGTCCAAATGTTACTGAATGAACCGAAAAGGCAAATCAAAATGGAAATTAGCAAGGAGAGAGCAAAAACCTTCTTTCCGAAAGAAAGGCTTTTACCCATGCCGGTATAGTGGTCTTTTACCAATTGAAATGGTAGCAATATCATTACCGAAAAAACTATCGATATTACCCAGTAAAAGGGGTCTCCGAATATTCCAATCGTTAGCGCCCCTAAGACCGATCCATACCGTTCTATCAAATTCAGATCAAAGTCTATCCAATACTTTATTTGCAAAAACAAAGGGAAAACATAAAATCCGACTATTAAATTTAGCAGTATTTTTCTAAATAACATAAAAAGACAGATTAGTCCTAACAATCATTACTCAATGTACTCAAGGGGGCCCTGCCTTCCAAGACATCTTTTACCTGCTGCCAATCCGGACGGTGGATCTGCGGTGAATCTGAGCTGGCACTGCCGCCGTGCGAACGCACGAACTCGTTGATCTTGTCCTGAAAGGATTTCCATAGAGCGTCGGCTTGCCTAAACGGAAATTCCTTCGCATACTTTCTTGCAAATTCTCCATCCCAACTTGTCAACCTATCCACCCCTCTGGTATAAAAAGTATAAGATCCATTCGCATTTTGTGTATAGCCGAAATCCCTATGTCCGCTGACCGGATGTTGTCCATACTTTGGGTCGTAGATCGTGGAGAATGTCCAGCCATGCGATCCGTAGTTGCTCACGATAACCGAACCATTGTCCGGACCTGCAATGTCTATGCCGACAACAGCCCCGAGGGGATTGCCCGAGTTCCAAAGCCCCCGGTCATCAGTCCCGTACCAGTTGTACGGCGAGAAGTGGGCGTATGAGGTGTTTACAAAGCTGTTCAGATTCCTGCGGATGTGGTCGATGAACTGCGGAGCCGTAAGCCGCAAGCCGTTCACGACAGGCAGCTGATTGATCGTCACCGGGAAGTAATCCATATTGACGACTGTGCTGTATGCATTGTTGATATCCTGAAGCTGAGCCACGGTCTTGGTCGTTATCCCGCCACGGCTAGTGGTTTGTCTGGCGATGCTATTCAACTTGGTCAGCTGCGCTTGGAGCACTGGGTGCTTTGCGGTAGCTAACCAATTCCTGATGATATGGCAGGGGATGTCTATGAATAGTGCGAAGGGCTTGTCTTTGATTTGGCGTGTGATCTCCACCTCCTCGATATCGATCGGGCTTTTCGGTTGTGGCGGCACTGGTATATTCCCATCGCCATTATTGTTACCTCCCCCGCTACCGCCACCTCCACTCGGCCGGTCCTCGTGAACTGACGGTTGCGGAGGGTCTTGACCGGGGCTCCAATGGCCGCCTCCCGGGGGCGGGACGGTTACTTCCTCGATCTCGATCATATCCCCGGTGCAGTCCACGCAGGCTCTCAGTCCGCCGCCACCGGACACTCTAGTCACGCGCTGCATTCTCAGGTTGATCGCAAAGGGATCTGCAGGATCTCCCGGCAGCAGCATCGCTTTCCTGCCCGGGCGGTACATGCCCCGCAGGAAGGCCTTGCCGTCCACCGTGTAGATAGTCAGCGACGTGTTGCCCGCATACGGGTTGCCCCCGTACTCTTTGATGATTCCCTGGACTTCCCCCGCATGGTCGATGACTAACGATAGCTCTGTCAGGTAGGCCGTACTGTCGGGGTTTCCCTTGAGCGGCACGGACAACCAGGGGCGACCCGCCGAGTTGGTGTCCAGCATGTACCTGTCCCAGTCGGGGCGTAGTTGCCGGACATCCAGGTTGCCGGTCGTATCGGCATGTGCTGCCACTGATCTATACCAAGCCTTGGCGGTAGCCAGTACCGATTCTTCGGTCGGATTCTCCTCGGGATTCCAGTCGGATTCTTTCCGGCAGGAATTAAACAGAGTACCAGTCAGCAGAAACAATATTGAGATGCGGAGACAGGTGGGTTGGATAGCATTCATAATCGATTCTTTAATTGAAAGATATCCAAACATAACAAAGAGAATCGAATTACGTAATTTTTTTAACTTATAATAGTATTTTTATAATAAAAACCAGGGTGAGCGGTACGCCTGCCTATACCGAAAAAAAGGTCAGATCGTACAGCTTCAATCAGACGATCGCACTGTCGGGTGGCAAGGCAGCATTTGACAAAATACAACACACTAAAACATCAAGCGATTGCTTCATGGTTTAATAATTTAAACGACGGTATTGAGTATATCAAATAATTATTTATCGATAACAATATCTTGATGCCGGGAAATGCCTCTTGTCTGGTGTAGACAAGCTAAATGTCAACACTATACAAATTTTGTCGTGTAATTAGATAAAAGCTATCAGAATTATTGCATCAAAAAAGGCGAATAAATCGCTTTATTCGCCTTCTAAAAAATTATTCTCTTCGACCGCCTGGATTCTTGTTGGTAATCGGTCCATTGTGTTCTCTCGCATTATGTGCGGAAGGCGCTTCTGGTGTAGGAGGTACGTATCCATCACCTTTACCAGATTCGGTGTGCTCTTGTTCCGTTTGTTTTTTAGGATCCTTATCTTCCGTTAATTTTGGGTCTTTGTTTGCATTATCCTGTGTACTCATAATAATCTCCTTTTATTGTTACATTAAGAGAACAGGTAGAACCAGTAAATTGTTTTTTTCTGTATGTTTACGTTTATGATCAGATGGTTTCTACTATTGCTCATGTTGCCGGTATTACATCTCACCCACGCACAACACGAGGAATCCATTCAAAAGTTGTTTCAAGAATCTGCCGTTTTACAGCAGCATTTGCATGGCTTTTCCCTGTACGATATCGACGAAAAACGTTATGTATACGGCGTTAATGAAAACGTGTATTTTACGCCTGCCTCCAATACCAAATTGTTTACGCTGTTGCAAAGCTTGCAACATTTAGGAGATTCCATTCCAGGATTAGCTTATGTGATCCGTGGAGATTCATTGATTTTTTGGGGAACGGGAGATCCCACCTTTTTGCACCGCAAGCTCGATACTGGCAAAGTCTATACTTTTCTGAGTAAGACACCATATAAACTGTTTTATGCACCTGCTCAAATACTTGAGCCAGCGTATAGAGATGGTTGGGCAGCAGAAGATTATCAGAATGACTTTCAACCCGAGATCACCAGCTTTCCTATTTATGGCAATACCGTGCAATTCAGAAATGTTCGTGGACAATTGCGGACAATACCTCGCTATTTTGAAGCCAATGTAAGCGTAAAGCCGGGTATTGGCGGGTTCGACATCAACCGGCACCCGCATGAGAATTATTTTGATATGACTAGCTATCGTATACGCACAGGCTTTGTGTCTCACAAACCTTTTATCTACAGTTCGGATCTATTTGTTACTTTACTCCAAGATACGTTGCACCGCCCGGTCACGGTGTTGGCAGGCTACAGCATGCCTTCCGATGTGCAATATGTTTACAGTATGCCTACAAAAAAAATATTGCGTGAGATGATGCTTTACAGTGATAATTTTTTGGCGGAGCAGCTGTGTTATGGCGCGTCATTTCTCCTGTTTAATCAGTTTAATGCGGCACGGTTGCGTGCCTACATGTCTACCACTTATTATTCATTGTTCACGAACGAGGTCGACCTATACGATGGCAGTGGATTGTCTTTCTATAATAAGGTGACGCCACGAAGCATGATCGAACTATTATTAATGTTAAGAAAAGCCGTCAGGACGGAAGAAGAGCTGCTTCGGCTATTCCCAGCAGGACGCTCCAGTGGAACATTGCGAAATCTTTATTCCCTGCCGAAAGGCCAGCCATTCGTCTGGGCAAAAACAGGTACTATTAATAGCGTGTACGCACAAAGTGGTTTTCTGCTGAGTGCCAGTGGAAAACGCTATGCGTTTTCCTTCATGAATAACAATTATTTTGGTAACTTGAATAGCGTAAAGGAGGAAATAGTACGCATCATCACGTTTATACATCAAAATTATTGATCGAATCTCTTCTTCAATTGTGGTATATTCGCTTTTAATCTATGGATATTCAGACTTTACAGAAGGATAATCCCAAAACCATCCGTTCTTGGGCCATGTTTGACTGGGCAAACTCTGCCTATAACCTGGTCATTACCTCTACCATTTTCCCCGCATATTATACGGCGATTACGTACACTGAACAGTACGGTGATGTGGTGCATTTCTTTGGTTATCCGATTGTTAACACCGCGCTATCCAATTTTGCATTGTCTATTGCCTACTTGATCATGGCTTTCGCTTTGCCCTTTATCTCAGCATATGCTGATGTGCGCGGGCGAAAAAAGTACTTTATGAAGCTCTTCACGTACTTAGGTGCTTTAGCCTGTATGGGTTTGTTTTTCTTTCGCTTAAATACCTTAGAAGTCAGCATTTTTCTATATGCATTTGCGGCTGCCGGATATATTGGAGGTCTGGCTTTTAATAATTCATATTTACCGCTTATTGCCACGGTAGAACAGCAAGACCGGGTGAGTGCACAAGGCTTTGCTTATGGTTATGTGGGCTGCGTGACGCTACAGCTGATCTGTTTTGTTTTTGTGTTAAAACCAGAATGGTTTGGTATTACCGACGCTTCTTTACCAGCACGCCTTTCCTTCTTTTTAGTCGGATTATGGTGGTTAGGATTTTCGCAGATTCCATTTCGCCGTTTGCCAGAAAGCCGACCTTCAGCTATGGCTAACGGCTTAACAATCGGCGAGAAGGTGCGAAAAGAGTTTAGCAGCGTATGGAGACGTATTCAAGGTATTCCAGCTATCAAACGCTTTCTTTTTCCATATTTCTTCTATTCTATGGGCGTACAAACGGTCATGATTGTTGCGACCGCATTTGGGATGAAAGAAATAGGCTTGGAAATGTCCGAGTTAATCGCGTCGATTTTATTGATCCAATTGATCGCAATTGCTGGCGCCTATCTAATGTCTAAGCTAGCTAAACCATTGGGCAATACTATGGTATTGATAGGGGTAGTTGCCGTATGGATCTTTATTTGCGTAACCGCATTTTACATCACCACGAAAATAGAATTTTACCTATTGGCTATGCTGGTGGGCGCAATGATGGGAGGCATACAATCCTTATCCAGATCCACTTATTCCAAGCTTTTACCGACGGATATTGAGGATACCACCTCATTTTTTAGCTTCTATGATGTTACGGAAAAAATAGCCGTCGTTTTAGGATTATTTAGCTTTGCTATCATTGAGCAACTGAGTCACAACATCCGCTATTCGGCACTATTCATGTCGGTGTTTTTTATTATCGGACTAATCCTCTTGATTAGTTTATACAGATTCGAACGTACAGCCACAACAAATACACATGCATAAAGTAGAACTATCCATTCCTGGAGTTATCGATCAATTTTATCCAAATACCGCATTCAATACGTTGCGTTTGCTCGAGCGTGCCGGCTGCGAGGTATCCTATAATCCTCAACAAACTACCTGTGGTGTGGATTTGTATGAAGAAGGATATTGGGAAGAAGCGAAGGAGATTGGTGCAAAATACCTGTACGACTTCGAAGGATTTGGCTATATTGTATCGCCGTCTCTTACTGAAGTAGGCATGGTGCGCGATGGCTTCAACGATTTATTTACCAATTCTACCGATCACAATAAATGTCGGCAAATGCAGCGCAATATCTTTGAAATCAGTGATTTCCTGGTTAATGTCGTTCGGAAAGAGTATTTTGGAGCAGAATTCGTATCCTCAGCAGTATTTCATCCGGCCTGCGCTAATTGGAATGGATACCAGTTACAGGATGAAGCGCTGCGCTTACTACATCAAGTTGGCGGCTTAGATTTGCTTACTGCGGAACCGCACGGCAGAAACTGCAAAATGGGAAGAGCTACGAAAGCCGATTATGTACCTTTATCCGTATTGTGGGGCGATGATGTACTTCGGGATGCTATGGACAAAAAAGCAGATTATATAATCTGTCAGGATCATACTTGCTTGATGCACTTGCAGGCTATCATAGAAAAACAGTGTATGCCGATCCAAGCCATTCACTTGGTCGACGTATTGACCGCAGGATGGCCAAATATTTAACAGGAACACCTATTATTTTAAACCCTAAATATAATTGATATGCAATCACGAAGAACATTTTTACAAAACATGAGTCTGGTGGGAGCGGGCTTAGCACTGTCACCCG is a window from the Sphingobacterium sp. lm-10 genome containing:
- a CDS encoding D-alanyl-D-alanine carboxypeptidase codes for the protein MIRWFLLLLMLPVLHLTHAQHEESIQKLFQESAVLQQHLHGFSLYDIDEKRYVYGVNENVYFTPASNTKLFTLLQSLQHLGDSIPGLAYVIRGDSLIFWGTGDPTFLHRKLDTGKVYTFLSKTPYKLFYAPAQILEPAYRDGWAAEDYQNDFQPEITSFPIYGNTVQFRNVRGQLRTIPRYFEANVSVKPGIGGFDINRHPHENYFDMTSYRIRTGFVSHKPFIYSSDLFVTLLQDTLHRPVTVLAGYSMPSDVQYVYSMPTKKILREMMLYSDNFLAEQLCYGASFLLFNQFNAARLRAYMSTTYYSLFTNEVDLYDGSGLSFYNKVTPRSMIELLLMLRKAVRTEEELLRLFPAGRSSGTLRNLYSLPKGQPFVWAKTGTINSVYAQSGFLLSASGKRYAFSFMNNNYFGNLNSVKEEIVRIITFIHQNY
- a CDS encoding MFS transporter is translated as MDIQTLQKDNPKTIRSWAMFDWANSAYNLVITSTIFPAYYTAITYTEQYGDVVHFFGYPIVNTALSNFALSIAYLIMAFALPFISAYADVRGRKKYFMKLFTYLGALACMGLFFFRLNTLEVSIFLYAFAAAGYIGGLAFNNSYLPLIATVEQQDRVSAQGFAYGYVGCVTLQLICFVFVLKPEWFGITDASLPARLSFFLVGLWWLGFSQIPFRRLPESRPSAMANGLTIGEKVRKEFSSVWRRIQGIPAIKRFLFPYFFYSMGVQTVMIVATAFGMKEIGLEMSELIASILLIQLIAIAGAYLMSKLAKPLGNTMVLIGVVAVWIFICVTAFYITTKIEFYLLAMLVGAMMGGIQSLSRSTYSKLLPTDIEDTTSFFSFYDVTEKIAVVLGLFSFAIIEQLSHNIRYSALFMSVFFIIGLILLISLYRFERTATTNTHA
- a CDS encoding (Fe-S)-binding protein; the protein is MHKVELSIPGVIDQFYPNTAFNTLRLLERAGCEVSYNPQQTTCGVDLYEEGYWEEAKEIGAKYLYDFEGFGYIVSPSLTEVGMVRDGFNDLFTNSTDHNKCRQMQRNIFEISDFLVNVVRKEYFGAEFVSSAVFHPACANWNGYQLQDEALRLLHQVGGLDLLTAEPHGRNCKMGRATKADYVPLSVLWGDDVLRDAMDKKADYIICQDHTCLMHLQAIIEKQCMPIQAIHLVDVLTAGWPNI